Proteins encoded by one window of Mycolicibacterium cosmeticum:
- a CDS encoding serine/threonine-protein kinase yields MTIRVGERFGPYELRTLLGVGGMGEVYQAFDTVKGRSVALKLLRPELAADPSFQERFRRESRIAAQLHEPHIIPVHDFGDIDGVLFIDMRLVSGHDLKSVLVQQGPMHPGRAVAVLNQIAAALDAAHAAGLTHRDVKPENVLLTADDFAYLVDFGIARSGTDSGLTTAGSAIGSCAYMAPERFTDGYVGPPTDVYSLACLLHELLTGAPPFPAGDIAMLMNAHLFAPPPRPSMIRPGISPAFDDVVAWGMAKDPAHRCPSAGGLARAAAAAAAAAAVPTTPSAPTVLDSTTSGSGSRTARSSRPLLLGVLGLVVLLAVAGTAAWLVLGGDDTTTAGPTTVTRTAAPPPTIPTSDSAVLTTTSAVTPRASLPGTDALGFLAYPGARCDSAQVPVALGLTAQSAVVICRSPSGALVYRGVRLSDNAGIELGDALHVPGGGFDITNPTDGTRYRVRATALTIIGSDGTVHTEPMEQYASTF; encoded by the coding sequence ATGACCATCCGAGTCGGCGAGAGATTCGGGCCGTACGAGCTGCGCACGCTGCTGGGTGTCGGCGGCATGGGTGAGGTGTATCAGGCCTTCGACACGGTCAAGGGCCGATCGGTCGCGCTCAAGCTGCTGCGGCCCGAACTGGCCGCCGACCCGTCCTTCCAGGAGCGGTTCCGGCGTGAGTCAAGGATCGCCGCGCAACTACACGAGCCGCATATCATCCCCGTGCACGATTTCGGTGATATCGACGGTGTGCTGTTCATCGACATGCGCCTGGTGTCCGGCCACGATCTGAAATCGGTTCTGGTGCAACAAGGACCGATGCATCCCGGCCGCGCGGTGGCCGTGCTGAACCAGATCGCGGCTGCCCTCGATGCCGCGCACGCCGCCGGCCTGACCCACCGTGATGTCAAGCCCGAGAACGTCTTGTTGACCGCCGACGACTTCGCCTACCTGGTGGACTTCGGTATCGCGCGGTCGGGCACCGACAGCGGACTGACCACCGCCGGTTCGGCGATCGGATCATGCGCCTACATGGCCCCCGAACGATTCACCGACGGTTACGTCGGGCCACCCACCGACGTCTACTCGCTGGCCTGCCTCCTTCACGAACTCCTCACCGGGGCACCGCCATTCCCGGCCGGTGACATCGCCATGCTGATGAACGCACACCTGTTCGCGCCGCCACCCCGGCCCAGCATGATCAGGCCGGGTATCAGCCCAGCCTTCGACGACGTGGTCGCCTGGGGTATGGCCAAGGACCCGGCGCACCGCTGCCCGAGCGCAGGCGGGCTGGCACGTGCCGCCGCCGCGGCCGCTGCCGCGGCGGCCGTCCCGACGACGCCGTCGGCTCCTACCGTCCTCGACAGTACGACGTCCGGAAGCGGCTCCCGCACAGCGCGTTCCTCGCGCCCACTGCTACTCGGCGTCCTGGGACTGGTCGTGTTGCTGGCGGTAGCCGGCACCGCGGCATGGCTGGTTCTCGGCGGGGACGACACCACCACCGCCGGACCGACGACGGTGACCCGCACCGCCGCGCCCCCTCCCACCATCCCGACATCGGACAGCGCAGTGCTGACGACCACGTCGGCGGTCACACCGCGAGCGTCCCTGCCGGGCACCGACGCCCTCGGCTTCCTGGCCTACCCCGGTGCACGGTGTGATTCGGCCCAGGTTCCCGTGGCCCTGGGACTGACCGCCCAGTCCGCCGTGGTCATCTGCCGAAGCCCGTCCGGCGCTCTCGTTTACCGCGGTGTCCGGCTGAGCGACAACGCCGGCATCGAACTCGGTGACGCCCTGCACGTGCCCGGCGGAGGATTCGACATCACCAATCCCACCGACGGAACGCGCTATCGGGTCCGCGCTACGGCGCTGACCATCATCGGCTCCGACGGCACCGTACACACCGAACCGATGGAGCAGTATGCGTCGACGTTCTGA
- a CDS encoding DUF4333 domain-containing protein gives MLLLSGIAAAIVLVAASAVGIWAWKFRSNTVIDVAQAEAGVRQILSDPINGYGSNTISALRCNGGKNPSAAKGDSFTCEVEINGTVRHVTAVFSDDKGTFAVDGPR, from the coding sequence ATGTTGCTCCTCAGCGGGATAGCCGCGGCCATCGTGCTCGTCGCCGCCTCGGCGGTCGGCATCTGGGCGTGGAAGTTCCGCAGCAACACCGTCATCGACGTGGCACAGGCCGAAGCAGGTGTGCGCCAGATCCTTTCCGATCCGATCAACGGCTACGGGTCCAATACGATCAGCGCCCTGCGCTGCAACGGCGGGAAGAACCCATCCGCGGCCAAAGGCGACAGCTTCACCTGCGAGGTGGAGATCAACGGCACGGTGCGGCATGTCACCGCGGTGTTCTCCGACGACAAGGGCACCTTCGCCGTCGACGGGCCGCGCTGA
- a CDS encoding ammonium transporter: MQIDPAATAWLLASTALVLLMTPGLAIFYGGMVRSTGVLNMIMMSFIAIPVVTVTWLLAGYSLAFGADAGSGLIGNLDHLGLANIDLAAVRSNVPELLFVTFQLAFAILTAALVSGAIADRARFSAWIVFLPVWTLLVYAPVAHWVWGPGGWLTTFGALDYAGGLVVEIVSGASALALALVLGPRIGFKSEAMRPHNLPFVLLGVGLLWFGWFGFNAGSAFAVDGKAAVIFLNTLVAGCLGMLGWLAVERVRDGRPTTFGAASGVVAGLVAITPSCGFVTPIGAAVVGTVAGVVCSYAIGWKFRAGYDDSLDVVGVHFVGGVVGTFLIGLLAAEMVSGGPSGLFYGGGLTQLGKQSLAIVVVAVFAFAVSYGIAKLVDITLGFRVTREDELAGIDFTQHAETAYAEGVHGHQHKRPGGL, from the coding sequence GTGCAGATCGATCCGGCCGCGACCGCCTGGCTGCTTGCCAGCACCGCGTTGGTGTTGTTGATGACCCCCGGTCTGGCGATTTTCTACGGCGGGATGGTGCGCTCCACCGGCGTGCTCAACATGATCATGATGAGCTTCATCGCCATCCCGGTGGTCACCGTGACCTGGCTGCTGGCCGGATACAGCCTGGCCTTCGGCGCCGATGCGGGATCCGGCCTGATCGGCAACCTAGACCATCTCGGCCTGGCCAACATCGATCTGGCGGCCGTCCGGTCCAACGTGCCCGAACTGCTGTTTGTCACCTTTCAGCTGGCCTTTGCGATCTTGACGGCGGCTCTGGTGAGCGGCGCGATCGCCGACCGGGCACGGTTCTCGGCTTGGATCGTCTTCCTGCCGGTGTGGACCTTGCTGGTCTACGCGCCGGTGGCGCACTGGGTGTGGGGCCCGGGCGGCTGGTTGACCACGTTCGGCGCGCTGGACTACGCCGGCGGTCTGGTGGTGGAAATCGTGTCGGGCGCCTCGGCGCTGGCGCTGGCGCTGGTACTGGGGCCGCGCATCGGGTTCAAGTCGGAGGCCATGCGCCCGCACAACCTGCCCTTCGTGCTGCTCGGCGTGGGGCTGCTGTGGTTCGGCTGGTTCGGTTTCAACGCCGGGTCGGCGTTCGCCGTCGACGGCAAGGCCGCGGTCATCTTCCTCAACACCCTGGTCGCCGGCTGCCTCGGCATGCTGGGCTGGCTCGCGGTCGAGCGGGTGCGCGACGGCCGTCCCACCACGTTCGGCGCGGCATCGGGTGTGGTCGCCGGTCTGGTCGCCATCACCCCGTCGTGCGGATTCGTGACGCCGATCGGTGCGGCCGTGGTCGGCACCGTCGCTGGCGTGGTCTGTTCGTACGCCATCGGCTGGAAATTCCGGGCCGGCTATGACGACTCGCTCGACGTGGTCGGGGTGCATTTCGTCGGCGGTGTGGTGGGCACATTCCTGATCGGCCTGCTGGCCGCGGAGATGGTCTCCGGCGGCCCGTCGGGGCTGTTCTACGGCGGCGGGCTCACGCAGCTGGGCAAGCAGTCGCTGGCCATCGTGGTGGTCGCGGTGTTCGCCTTCGCGGTGTCGTACGGCATCGCCAAGCTCGTCGACATCACCCTCGGCTTCCGGGTCACTCGCGAAGACGAGTTGGCGGGTATCGATTTCACCCAGCATGCCGAGACCGCGTACGCCGAGGGTGTGCACGGGCACCAGCACAAGCGCCCCGGCGGACTGTAA
- a CDS encoding MFS transporter translates to MTASAPTPATVTTRRGWLAVGVVGVAVFTVTTTEMSPMGLLPSIARDLNVSEGVAGLSVTLYGILAGLLAPIATILTSRIDRRTVLLVILTVFTVGNALSATAYSYPMFMASRFLSGVIHGLMWAIVASIAIRLVAETDAVRATAAVFSGISLALVLGVPAAAFVGDLYGWRSAFAALAVLSGVSLVLVRALLPPLSSSGTFAFPDLASLLRQPRLRRVLAVTALMVIANYSAYTYIAPFLQDARGLAPQSTGPFLLIYGIAGVAGNFAAGALLSRARTVRAVLVALAVVLTGALMSLQVARLPIILAVLIAVWGASYSAMPVALQTLVLRIGGGRTGEAATSLYVLVFNCSIALGASAGAVAIDTAGPTVPALVGAAVCAVGLVPTLSLRRA, encoded by the coding sequence ATGACCGCATCGGCGCCTACACCTGCGACGGTCACCACACGGCGTGGCTGGCTCGCCGTCGGCGTTGTCGGCGTCGCTGTCTTCACCGTCACCACCACGGAGATGTCGCCGATGGGGTTACTGCCATCAATCGCGCGCGACCTCAACGTCTCCGAAGGGGTTGCCGGGCTCAGCGTCACGCTGTACGGCATCCTGGCAGGCCTCTTAGCGCCTATCGCCACCATCCTCACGAGCCGAATCGACCGCAGAACTGTGCTCCTCGTCATCCTCACCGTATTCACCGTCGGCAACGCCCTCTCGGCTACCGCCTACAGCTATCCGATGTTCATGGCCTCACGATTCCTATCGGGGGTCATCCACGGCCTCATGTGGGCGATCGTTGCAAGTATCGCCATTCGCTTAGTAGCTGAAACCGATGCCGTCCGCGCCACGGCCGCAGTTTTTTCCGGTATCTCACTTGCCCTCGTCCTGGGCGTGCCGGCCGCTGCTTTCGTCGGTGACCTCTACGGTTGGCGATCGGCTTTCGCGGCGCTGGCCGTGCTCAGCGGCGTATCGCTGGTCCTCGTCAGGGCGCTGCTCCCGCCGCTTTCTAGCTCCGGCACCTTCGCATTTCCCGACCTCGCGTCGCTGCTGCGGCAGCCCAGGCTGCGCCGTGTCCTGGCCGTCACCGCCCTGATGGTGATCGCCAACTACAGCGCTTACACCTACATAGCCCCCTTCCTGCAGGACGCACGCGGACTCGCACCGCAATCGACCGGCCCGTTTCTCCTGATTTACGGAATCGCGGGAGTCGCAGGCAACTTCGCCGCAGGGGCACTTCTGTCCCGTGCGCGAACAGTCCGTGCGGTGCTGGTGGCCCTCGCGGTGGTCTTGACAGGAGCGTTGATGTCTTTGCAGGTCGCCCGCTTGCCGATCATCCTGGCCGTGCTCATTGCAGTATGGGGTGCCTCGTACTCGGCCATGCCGGTCGCTTTGCAAACCCTCGTGCTGCGGATCGGCGGCGGCAGAACAGGAGAAGCAGCCACCTCACTCTATGTCTTGGTATTCAACTGCTCAATCGCGTTAGGCGCGTCGGCCGGCGCAGTCGCCATCGACACAGCTGGCCCCACAGTCCCCGCCTTAGTCGGCGCCGCTGTGTGCGCCGTCGGTCTGGTGCCGACCCTCTCGCTTCGACGTGCGTAG
- a CDS encoding putative hydro-lyase: MIVVDTLAGADPRTVRERNRANSLDRNTSGMCRGYMQANLVILDREDAFDFLRFCIQNPRPCPILEVTAPGQFEPVLTAPGADLRTDLARYEVYRHGELVERRTDVRDVVTDRDVCFLLGCSYSFEHLLSDAGLPIRHHEQRIDGAPMYITSRHCTPAGRFGGELVVTMRPLPADQITLAVQLTDSHPEAHGAPIAIGYAEQLGIKDLARPDWGTSVALEYGDTPVFWACGVTATHVVQSARLDRVITHSSGYMFITDRKITS; the protein is encoded by the coding sequence ATGATCGTCGTGGACACGTTGGCCGGCGCTGACCCTCGTACCGTGCGCGAGCGCAATCGCGCCAACAGCCTGGACCGCAACACGTCGGGGATGTGCCGCGGCTACATGCAGGCAAACCTCGTCATTCTTGACCGGGAAGATGCCTTCGACTTCCTGCGATTCTGCATCCAGAACCCCAGACCCTGCCCGATCCTCGAAGTCACTGCACCCGGGCAGTTCGAACCGGTCCTGACAGCACCCGGCGCCGACCTGCGAACCGACCTAGCCCGATACGAGGTGTACCGCCACGGCGAACTTGTCGAGCGCCGCACCGACGTTCGCGACGTCGTTACCGACCGCGACGTCTGCTTCTTGCTGGGATGCAGCTACTCCTTTGAACATCTGCTCAGCGATGCCGGCTTACCGATCCGACATCACGAACAACGCATCGACGGCGCACCGATGTACATCACCAGCCGCCACTGCACCCCCGCGGGACGGTTCGGCGGTGAACTCGTCGTCACCATGCGCCCCCTGCCAGCCGACCAAATCACGCTGGCGGTCCAGCTCACCGACAGCCATCCCGAAGCGCACGGCGCCCCCATCGCTATCGGGTACGCCGAGCAACTCGGCATCAAAGATCTGGCCCGACCAGACTGGGGCACCTCCGTCGCCCTCGAATACGGTGACACACCGGTTTTTTGGGCCTGCGGCGTAACCGCTACTCACGTCGTTCAATCGGCGCGACTCGACCGTGTCATCACCCATTCCAGCGGCTACATGTTCATCACCGACAGGAAGATCACGTCATGA
- a CDS encoding flavin reductase family protein: MATTCRLALGRTYSAIAGTTMTGSRPGTAAPAPEGQDNAGDTATLASYRELMSTFFTGVTVVTTFDAQGVCHGMTCTALTSVTVEPPTLLVCLNSASGTLNALMETNRFAVNILHHNATHTAEFFGTTQPRHNSPSRQQRSPLLGQPWLQDDSLAMAECNVTTTHTVGTHTVVFGEVLGVEIDNRAPLVYGYRRYHRIPETIRT; this comes from the coding sequence ATGGCCACCACATGCCGCCTCGCCCTGGGGCGGACGTATTCGGCCATCGCGGGGACGACGATGACCGGGAGTCGGCCGGGCACAGCGGCTCCCGCACCAGAGGGCCAGGACAACGCAGGCGATACCGCGACACTCGCCTCATACCGCGAACTGATGAGTACGTTTTTCACCGGAGTCACCGTCGTGACCACCTTCGACGCCCAAGGTGTCTGTCACGGAATGACCTGCACCGCACTGACGAGCGTCACCGTCGAGCCGCCCACGCTGCTGGTGTGCTTGAACTCCGCGAGCGGCACGTTGAACGCCCTGATGGAAACCAACCGTTTCGCGGTGAACATCCTGCACCACAACGCAACGCACACCGCCGAGTTCTTCGGCACTACACAACCACGGCATAACTCACCCAGTCGGCAACAGCGCTCACCACTGCTCGGACAGCCGTGGCTGCAGGACGATTCGCTCGCCATGGCCGAATGCAACGTCACCACGACCCACACCGTGGGCACCCACACCGTGGTCTTCGGAGAGGTCCTCGGCGTCGAAATCGATAATCGCGCCCCACTGGTCTACGGATACCGCCGCTACCACCGCATCCCCGAGACGATCCGGACATGA
- a CDS encoding PLD nuclease N-terminal domain-containing protein: MMATMIATAALLWAWSIADVIAADDGHVQHGEKAAWVALVMAVPVVGAVAWLLLGRAATRQAGAALLGDTPYGWPPHAASPWGGRIRPSRGRR; this comes from the coding sequence ATGATGGCAACCATGATCGCAACCGCAGCATTGCTGTGGGCGTGGTCGATCGCCGACGTCATCGCCGCTGACGACGGCCATGTACAGCACGGAGAGAAGGCAGCGTGGGTAGCGCTGGTTATGGCTGTCCCGGTGGTCGGCGCCGTGGCATGGCTCCTGTTGGGGCGGGCGGCAACCCGACAGGCTGGTGCCGCACTGCTGGGCGACACCCCGTACGGATGGCCACCACATGCCGCCTCGCCCTGGGGCGGACGTATTCGGCCATCGCGGGGACGACGATGA
- the asnB gene encoding asparagine synthase (glutamine-hydrolyzing) has protein sequence MCGITGWVAFNQDLRHQRPIIAAMTDAMASRGPDGDGIYLDAHVALGHRRLAIIDLPGGSQPMAERTRDGEVALVYSGEVYNFEDLRAELAARGHRFHSHCDTEVVLRGYLEWGTAVADRLNGMYAFAIWDGRTHTLVMIRDRMGVKPLYYYPTADGVLFGSEPKTILANPSASRKVTLEGFRELFAFIKTPGHAIWDGMAEVQPGTVVTVGTNGIRTRTYWSLQTHEHTDDRDHTVAHVRELLDDIVRRQLVADVPTCTLLSGGLDSSAMTAIAAAQAGERGDKVRSFSVDFAGLTDNFVPDALRSTPDTPFVHDVAAKAGTIHHDIVLSNDDIANPAIRRAAIAARDFPSGLGDLDQSLYLLLREIKRHATVALTGESADELFGGYRQFFDPQARKGQTFPWLANGHQFFGRANDQHVEHSLLNSGFEDQLNLGDYIQDSYHDATQNIQRLSGESDTEWQMRKISYLHLTRFVRIWLDRKDRISMAFGLEVRVPFCDHRLVDYVYNAPWALKSFDGREKSLLRAAASDVLPQSVLDRTKAPYPTPQDPGYAAALRTQCADLLANPSHPVFELIDNEALRLAVTADTPLTSQASRRNIERALDLAAWIDLYNPTVEV, from the coding sequence ATGTGTGGAATAACTGGATGGGTCGCCTTCAACCAAGATTTGCGCCACCAACGTCCCATTATCGCTGCCATGACTGACGCGATGGCCAGCCGCGGCCCCGACGGGGACGGCATCTACCTCGACGCCCACGTCGCGCTGGGCCATCGCCGCCTCGCCATTATCGACTTGCCTGGCGGCAGTCAGCCCATGGCCGAACGCACCCGCGACGGGGAGGTCGCACTCGTGTATTCGGGCGAGGTCTACAACTTCGAAGACCTGCGCGCAGAGCTGGCTGCCCGCGGACACCGATTCCACTCGCACTGCGACACCGAAGTAGTGCTGCGCGGCTACCTTGAATGGGGCACGGCCGTCGCCGACCGCCTCAACGGCATGTACGCGTTTGCCATCTGGGACGGTCGCACCCACACCTTGGTCATGATCCGCGACCGGATGGGAGTCAAACCGCTCTACTACTATCCAACAGCTGATGGTGTGCTCTTCGGATCTGAACCCAAGACCATCCTGGCCAATCCGAGCGCGTCGCGGAAAGTAACACTCGAGGGGTTCCGCGAACTGTTCGCGTTCATCAAGACACCCGGGCACGCCATCTGGGACGGGATGGCAGAAGTACAGCCCGGCACCGTCGTCACCGTAGGCACTAACGGCATCCGCACTCGCACCTACTGGTCCCTGCAGACCCATGAGCACACCGACGATCGCGACCACACCGTCGCCCACGTCCGCGAGCTTCTCGATGACATCGTCCGCCGCCAACTCGTCGCCGACGTTCCCACCTGCACCCTGCTCTCAGGAGGACTGGACTCCTCGGCAATGACCGCGATCGCCGCAGCCCAAGCCGGTGAGCGTGGCGATAAGGTGCGCAGTTTCTCCGTCGACTTCGCCGGCCTCACTGATAACTTCGTCCCTGATGCCCTGCGCAGCACCCCAGACACGCCCTTCGTCCACGACGTCGCCGCCAAAGCCGGCACCATCCACCACGACATCGTGCTCAGCAATGACGACATCGCCAATCCCGCCATCCGCCGAGCAGCCATCGCAGCTCGCGACTTTCCTTCTGGCCTTGGCGATCTCGACCAGTCGTTGTATCTGCTGCTGCGGGAAATCAAGCGCCACGCCACTGTCGCACTGACCGGCGAGTCCGCCGATGAACTGTTCGGCGGCTACAGACAGTTCTTCGACCCGCAGGCCCGCAAAGGTCAAACCTTTCCGTGGCTGGCCAACGGACACCAATTCTTCGGCCGCGCAAACGACCAACACGTCGAACACAGCCTGCTTAACAGCGGCTTCGAAGACCAACTCAACCTTGGCGACTACATCCAGGACAGTTACCACGATGCCACCCAGAACATCCAAAGGCTCAGCGGTGAAAGCGATACCGAATGGCAGATGCGCAAAATCAGCTATCTGCACCTGACCCGATTTGTGCGTATCTGGCTGGACCGCAAAGACCGGATCTCGATGGCCTTCGGTCTGGAAGTCCGCGTCCCCTTCTGCGACCACCGACTCGTGGACTACGTCTACAACGCGCCATGGGCGCTCAAATCGTTCGACGGCCGCGAGAAATCGCTCCTGCGAGCGGCCGCATCCGACGTCTTACCTCAGTCGGTGCTTGACAGGACGAAAGCCCCGTACCCCACACCACAAGATCCCGGTTACGCAGCCGCTCTGCGTACCCAGTGCGCCGACCTCCTCGCCAATCCCAGCCACCCCGTTTTCGAGCTGATCGACAACGAGGCTTTGCGGCTCGCGGTGACGGCAGACACACCGCTCACCAGTCAAGCCTCGCGCCGCAACATCGAGCGTGCACTGGACCTGGCGGCATGGATCGATCTGTACAACCCCACCGTGGAGGTGTGA
- a CDS encoding 4-hydroxyphenylacetate 3-hydroxylase family protein, translated as MALRNGLNYRSGLNDGRAVWMRGQRLPNVATHPVLSGPVASIAGLYDLQNDPTVTDALTRQVAGDIVPLSLCSPRSHAELTQRGAAFSLSASHTFGLMGRAPDFVNVLLTAFDSAAEFFGDANPQFGDNIHAYHQWCRANDKFVTHASINPQTDRSKSSAEQSDATAHLKVVDESAAGIVVRGAKMIGTLVPIADEILVFPMPGYRPGDEAYTATFAIPVNTPGVTIVCREPFGDPHGRDPFDHPLAAYDEIDALIIFDNVTVPWERVFLYNSIDKANALYSTTTGQHHTGHQGVIRGLAKAELLCGIAVELAESSGTAAYLHVQEMLGEILSSLEIYRGAVRRVEEQATLSRWGTVTPSLEAVRAIRYHFPKACARMIEVIQILGGGSLLGTPSHADLAALTHLNPTRFFGTDGCGQDRIALLKLAWDATGDSHGQRQALYERNLAGDPVRLAATQYKDYDTTTVKESVARALGARTAQIGNHIDIRSVVTEMEPDTACVE; from the coding sequence TTGGCCCTGCGTAACGGACTGAACTACCGCAGCGGGCTCAACGACGGTCGCGCCGTCTGGATGCGCGGGCAACGCCTACCCAATGTCGCCACACACCCGGTGCTCTCAGGGCCGGTCGCCAGCATCGCCGGCCTCTACGACCTGCAGAACGACCCGACCGTGACTGACGCCCTGACACGGCAGGTCGCCGGCGACATCGTGCCGCTGTCATTGTGCTCGCCACGCAGCCACGCCGAACTCACCCAGCGCGGCGCCGCATTCTCGCTATCAGCGTCGCACACGTTCGGCTTGATGGGCCGAGCTCCGGACTTCGTGAACGTGCTTCTTACCGCATTCGACTCGGCCGCAGAGTTTTTCGGTGATGCCAACCCGCAGTTCGGTGACAACATCCACGCTTACCACCAATGGTGCCGCGCGAATGACAAATTCGTCACCCATGCCTCCATCAACCCACAAACCGATCGATCTAAAAGCAGTGCAGAACAAAGTGACGCGACTGCTCATCTCAAAGTTGTCGATGAAAGCGCCGCCGGCATCGTGGTCCGTGGCGCAAAGATGATCGGAACCTTAGTGCCGATCGCCGATGAAATACTGGTCTTCCCGATGCCCGGATACCGGCCCGGCGACGAGGCCTACACCGCGACGTTCGCAATTCCCGTCAACACCCCCGGTGTGACCATCGTCTGCCGCGAACCGTTCGGCGATCCGCACGGCCGCGACCCGTTCGACCATCCACTGGCCGCCTACGACGAGATCGACGCCCTGATCATCTTCGACAACGTCACCGTGCCCTGGGAACGCGTCTTCCTCTACAACAGTATCGACAAAGCCAACGCCCTCTATAGCACGACAACAGGCCAGCACCACACCGGCCACCAAGGCGTGATCCGAGGACTGGCCAAGGCCGAACTCCTCTGCGGTATCGCCGTCGAACTCGCCGAATCATCGGGCACGGCAGCATATCTCCATGTCCAAGAAATGCTTGGTGAGATCCTGTCATCGTTGGAGATCTACCGCGGGGCCGTGCGGCGAGTCGAGGAGCAAGCCACGCTCTCGCGCTGGGGTACCGTCACCCCGTCGTTAGAAGCGGTCCGCGCCATCCGCTACCACTTCCCCAAAGCCTGCGCCCGGATGATCGAAGTGATCCAAATCCTCGGCGGTGGAAGCTTACTGGGGACGCCGTCACACGCGGACCTCGCTGCACTCACGCATCTGAACCCAACACGATTTTTCGGCACCGACGGGTGCGGCCAGGACCGCATCGCACTGCTCAAACTCGCTTGGGACGCCACCGGCGATTCACACGGCCAACGCCAGGCACTCTACGAACGCAACCTGGCCGGTGATCCGGTGCGACTGGCCGCCACTCAGTACAAAGACTACGACACCACCACCGTCAAAGAGTCGGTCGCTCGTGCACTGGGCGCGCGAACTGCGCAGATCGGCAACCACATCGACATCCGATCCGTTGTCACAGAAATGGAGCCTGACACCGCATGTGTGGAATAA
- a CDS encoding PLP-dependent cysteine synthase family protein → MIHDDVLSLVGKTPVVRLRHLRAPNGCEVLVKLEAHNPGRSIKDRSALFMVQQAARDGRLIPGGTIIESTSGNLGKALALIGAVRGYRVILVVDPKVPQSVIQFARSLGAVLDFVDVPDANGGFQGPRIERVKELCAQDPTLFWPDQYNNTDNPRAHAELTALEILADLDHLDALVATVSTGGHITGLSRTLKAHLPHLNTVAVDAVGSSTFGHPFAAYKMRGLGLAWKPGNLDHSVIDHFHAVADHEGIATSRLLARHEGIFVGESSGAAVFAALNYAHHHPGQRILAIAADDGVNYLAESFDDDWLRIHGLARVLDDPGLRDPAGLLNTAATPSCQPIAFDNAVSLV, encoded by the coding sequence ATGATCCACGACGACGTTCTCAGCCTGGTCGGAAAGACACCAGTCGTGCGCCTGCGCCACCTTCGCGCACCCAATGGGTGCGAAGTGCTGGTCAAGCTGGAGGCGCACAATCCCGGACGGAGTATCAAGGACCGCTCTGCGCTGTTCATGGTGCAGCAGGCTGCCCGTGACGGCCGCCTTATCCCAGGCGGCACCATCATCGAATCCACCTCAGGCAACCTGGGCAAGGCATTGGCCTTGATCGGAGCCGTGCGAGGCTACCGCGTCATCCTCGTCGTTGACCCCAAGGTCCCACAGTCAGTGATCCAGTTCGCTCGGAGCCTGGGCGCCGTCCTGGATTTCGTGGACGTACCGGATGCCAACGGCGGCTTCCAGGGCCCACGCATCGAACGGGTCAAGGAACTGTGCGCCCAGGACCCCACCTTGTTCTGGCCAGATCAATACAACAACACCGATAACCCCCGCGCGCACGCCGAGCTCACCGCGCTGGAGATTCTCGCCGACCTCGACCACCTCGACGCACTGGTTGCGACCGTGAGCACCGGCGGCCACATCACCGGACTGTCGCGCACATTGAAAGCTCATCTCCCGCATCTGAACACTGTGGCCGTCGACGCCGTGGGTTCCTCGACGTTCGGCCACCCCTTCGCCGCATACAAGATGCGCGGACTCGGACTAGCCTGGAAGCCCGGTAATCTCGACCACTCGGTCATCGACCACTTCCACGCTGTCGCCGACCACGAGGGGATCGCCACCAGCAGGCTGCTGGCCCGACATGAGGGAATATTCGTCGGCGAATCGTCGGGGGCCGCGGTTTTCGCCGCGCTCAACTACGCCCACCACCACCCCGGCCAGCGCATCCTGGCAATCGCAGCTGATGACGGCGTCAACTACCTGGCGGAGTCGTTCGACGATGACTGGCTGCGCATCCACGGCCTGGCACGCGTGCTCGACGATCCTGGACTGCGCGATCCGGCAGGACTGTTGAACACCGCAGCCACGCCATCATGCCAGCCGATCGCGTTCGACAACGCGGTCTCACTTGTCTAA